A part of Melittangium boletus DSM 14713 genomic DNA contains:
- a CDS encoding caib/baif family protein: MAKDRGARTSAPNAQEEAQAREEVAAMNKRAFLDQYQQLARSYTADPGNPGSYACEGCERCANCMFCRDCDSCYQCTHCTRCELCNNCSHCVECKQCHHCAYCVQSENCTGSAYVVLCRNLSDCNYCFGCVGLSKKDFHILNVPFPRTEYFKQVKRLRAELGI, encoded by the coding sequence GTGGCGAAGGACAGAGGGGCGCGCACGAGCGCACCCAACGCGCAGGAGGAAGCTCAGGCGCGCGAGGAAGTGGCCGCCATGAACAAGCGCGCGTTCCTGGACCAGTACCAGCAACTCGCCCGGAGCTACACGGCGGATCCCGGCAATCCGGGCTCCTACGCCTGCGAGGGCTGTGAGCGATGCGCCAACTGCATGTTCTGCCGCGACTGCGACAGCTGCTACCAGTGCACCCACTGCACCCGCTGCGAGCTGTGCAACAACTGCTCGCACTGCGTGGAGTGCAAGCAGTGCCACCACTGCGCCTACTGCGTGCAGAGCGAGAACTGCACCGGCAGTGCCTACGTGGTGCTCTGCCGCAACCTGTCCGACTGCAACTACTGCTTCGGGTGCGTGGGCCTGTCCAAGAAGGACTTCCACATCCTCAACGTGCCCTTCCCTCGCACCGAGTACTTCAAGCAGGTCAAGCGGCTGCGCGCGGAGCTGGGCATCTGA
- a CDS encoding class I SAM-dependent rRNA methyltransferase produces the protein MPRASSSLPLVRVSLKGAKSLRRGHPWVYRTELLELPDTQERGAVVSVVDPQGNPVGQAFYAQHSPLALRLLTRKGPAEEKVDEAFLRQRLEASLARRSFLRQRDGLRLVHGEADLLPGLFVDRYGAGLSVQTLSEGMDARKEWVARTLASLTGATHVVCRDDASGRDFEGLPREVRLLHGEGDARFGYHEGENLFEVNLLGDMKTGAFLDQVDNHLRAGELARGAALDLFSYHGGFALALSRSCDSVVAVEQDATAAARARENAARNGRSNVTVENANAFDVLRRYSESSQRFDTVVVDPPGLAKRREGLATALRAYHELNLRAIKCLRPEGLLVTCSCSGKLGREEFEEMVLSAAADAKRPVQILERRGAGLDHPVLGGLPETEYLKAFFVRVL, from the coding sequence ATGCCTCGTGCCTCCTCCTCGCTTCCGCTCGTCCGGGTGAGCCTCAAGGGCGCCAAGTCCCTGCGCCGGGGCCACCCCTGGGTGTACCGCACCGAGCTGCTGGAGCTGCCCGACACGCAGGAGCGGGGCGCGGTGGTCTCCGTGGTGGACCCCCAGGGCAATCCCGTGGGCCAGGCCTTCTACGCGCAGCACTCGCCGCTCGCGCTGCGGCTGCTCACGCGCAAGGGGCCCGCGGAAGAGAAGGTGGACGAGGCCTTCCTGCGCCAGCGTCTGGAGGCGTCGCTCGCGCGGCGCTCCTTCCTGCGCCAGCGCGATGGTCTGCGGCTGGTGCATGGCGAGGCGGATCTGCTGCCCGGGCTCTTCGTGGACCGGTATGGCGCGGGGCTGTCGGTGCAGACGCTCTCCGAGGGCATGGACGCGCGCAAGGAGTGGGTGGCGCGCACCCTGGCGAGCCTCACGGGGGCGACCCACGTGGTGTGCCGGGACGATGCCTCGGGGCGCGACTTCGAGGGACTGCCGCGCGAGGTGCGGCTGCTGCACGGCGAGGGCGATGCGCGCTTCGGCTACCACGAGGGGGAGAACCTCTTCGAGGTGAACCTGCTGGGCGACATGAAGACGGGCGCCTTCCTGGACCAGGTGGACAATCACCTGCGCGCGGGCGAGCTGGCGCGTGGGGCCGCGTTGGACCTCTTCAGCTACCACGGCGGATTCGCGCTGGCGCTCAGCCGCTCGTGCGACTCGGTGGTGGCGGTGGAGCAGGACGCCACGGCCGCCGCGCGGGCCCGGGAGAACGCCGCGCGCAACGGGCGCTCCAACGTGACGGTGGAGAACGCGAACGCCTTCGACGTGCTGCGCCGCTACTCCGAGTCCAGCCAGCGCTTCGACACGGTGGTGGTGGATCCACCGGGGCTCGCCAAGCGGCGCGAGGGGCTGGCCACGGCGCTGCGCGCGTACCATGAGCTCAACCTGCGCGCCATCAAGTGCCTGCGCCCCGAGGGGCTGCTCGTCACCTGCTCGTGCTCGGGCAAGCTCGGGCGCGAGGAGTTCGAGGAGATGGTGCTGTCGGCCGCCGCGGATGCGAAGCGGCCGGTGCAGATATTGGAGCGCCGGGGGGCGGGGTTGGATCACCCGGTACTCGGTGGCCTGCCGGAGACCGAGTACCTCAAGGCGTTCTTCGTCCGCGTCCTCTAA
- a CDS encoding metallopeptidase family protein, which yields MLRRGSFALCFLLLGACQRTPAPAAPPVAEVAPVPAATPAAPPAPAPLSPCKARGQAPLDAALLYLDEGQSLDALACAAQASALAPDSASAHAARGEALAALERTAEAQVAYARALALEPGHPDALLGAAHLYAVQLPSLREYDELGALYAERGLSQAEVSPEMLPRFALVSAIALNDLGQSREALQRAQLVLARHPDDAEASYEKALALFELCRFAEARAAFTRLVDDAARGAHAHYHLGLLLEREGKWPRARSHFDKARVLSPQDFPEPPMPSEAEFREEVARAVAALPEDMRRDLTGVPVRAEALPADDDLLSGEPPLSPTILGIFRGPPLSEPCDGTETPCRSVALYRLNLARAVRTREELREQIKVTLLHEVGHLRGEDDQELAARGLE from the coding sequence ATGCTCCGGCGCGGTTCGTTCGCCCTCTGCTTCCTGCTTCTTGGTGCCTGTCAGCGGACGCCCGCCCCGGCGGCGCCGCCCGTGGCCGAGGTGGCGCCCGTTCCGGCCGCCACGCCCGCGGCGCCTCCCGCCCCCGCTCCCTTGTCGCCGTGCAAGGCGCGGGGCCAGGCGCCGCTCGACGCGGCCCTGCTCTACCTCGACGAGGGCCAGTCCCTGGACGCGCTCGCCTGTGCCGCCCAGGCGTCCGCGCTGGCGCCGGACTCGGCCTCCGCGCACGCGGCGCGGGGTGAGGCCCTGGCCGCGCTGGAGCGCACGGCGGAGGCGCAGGTGGCCTATGCGCGGGCGCTGGCGCTCGAGCCTGGCCACCCGGACGCGTTGCTCGGCGCGGCGCACCTCTATGCCGTACAGCTTCCCTCCCTGCGCGAGTACGACGAGCTGGGCGCGCTCTATGCCGAGCGGGGGTTGTCCCAGGCCGAGGTGTCGCCGGAGATGCTGCCCCGCTTCGCCCTGGTGTCGGCCATCGCGTTGAACGATCTGGGCCAGTCCCGGGAAGCGCTCCAGCGGGCCCAGCTCGTGCTCGCGCGCCATCCGGATGATGCCGAGGCCTCCTACGAGAAGGCCCTGGCGCTCTTCGAGCTGTGCCGTTTCGCCGAGGCGCGCGCGGCCTTCACCCGCCTGGTGGACGACGCGGCCCGGGGTGCTCACGCGCACTACCACCTGGGCCTGCTGCTGGAGCGCGAGGGAAAGTGGCCGCGGGCACGATCGCACTTCGACAAGGCGCGAGTGCTCTCGCCCCAGGACTTTCCCGAGCCGCCGATGCCCTCCGAGGCGGAGTTCCGCGAGGAGGTGGCGCGGGCGGTGGCGGCCCTTCCCGAGGACATGCGCCGGGATCTCACCGGGGTGCCGGTGCGTGCCGAGGCGCTGCCGGCGGACGATGATCTGCTCTCGGGCGAGCCCCCCCTGTCGCCCACCATTCTCGGCATTTTTCGCGGCCCGCCCCTGAGCGAGCCGTGTGATGGTACGGAGACGCCCTGCCGTTCAGTGGCGCTCTATCGGCTCAACCTCGCCCGCGCGGTGCGCACTCGGGAGGAATTACGGGAACAAATCAAGGTGACGCTGCTTCACGAGGTGGGGCATCTGCGGGGCGAGGACGACCAGGAGCTGGCCGCCCGGGGCCTGGAGTGA